A region of Selenomonadales bacterium 4137-cl DNA encodes the following proteins:
- a CDS encoding bile acid:sodium symporter family protein, with protein MQKLNKWLDSHMFLLVLVALAIGFFVRLPDSPALKKVIVYLFAYMTFATSITTSLGKFGRSLLKPWIPLWSLALIHIVTPAIVWGISAVIYPAETEVRLGYLVAAAIPIGVTSVVWTAMTKGDLNLSLAAVTLDAVATPVILPLYFNVVIGQLVAINYWNLVIQLMLMVTLPSIIGMAIYDFTRGRSAPLGEGIGATLSKLAFFIVILINSSVISPQLSWNLALFKMAVVTFLMSLTGYAAGYLGAFILRDRTPGMTLTMIYNVGLRNISFGLVIALTYFPPASAIPIMLLILYQQPLAAVIPKVLQRWDPRFRGKTA; from the coding sequence ATGCAGAAACTTAACAAATGGCTTGATAGCCATATGTTTCTTCTTGTCCTAGTGGCCCTGGCAATCGGTTTTTTTGTAAGGCTTCCCGATAGTCCGGCGCTGAAAAAGGTCATTGTATACCTATTCGCATACATGACCTTTGCCACATCTATTACGACGAGCCTTGGGAAGTTCGGCCGTTCGTTGCTAAAACCGTGGATTCCGCTCTGGTCCCTGGCGCTGATACATATTGTCACTCCTGCTATCGTGTGGGGCATCAGCGCGGTCATTTACCCTGCAGAAACCGAAGTACGCCTGGGTTATCTCGTCGCCGCCGCCATTCCCATAGGAGTGACTTCCGTAGTCTGGACGGCAATGACGAAAGGCGACCTCAATCTGTCCCTAGCGGCGGTTACCCTGGACGCTGTTGCCACCCCGGTCATTTTACCGCTTTACTTCAATGTGGTTATCGGGCAGCTCGTAGCGATAAATTACTGGAATCTGGTAATACAGCTAATGCTTATGGTTACGCTCCCAAGTATAATCGGCATGGCTATTTACGACTTTACACGCGGCAGATCTGCTCCCTTAGGCGAGGGAATCGGGGCGACATTGTCCAAATTAGCCTTTTTCATCGTCATTTTAATAAATTCTTCTGTAATCAGCCCTCAACTTTCCTGGAACCTTGCCCTTTTTAAGATGGCCGTGGTTACTTTCCTGATGTCGCTGACCGGATACGCGGCCGGTTATCTCGGCGCATTTATTCTGCGGGACCGCACGCCGGGGATGACGCTGACTATGATATACAATGTCGGGCTGCGAAATATCAGCTTTGGCTTAGTAATCGCCCTTACATACTTCCCCCCCGCCTCGGCAATACCGATTATGCTGCTTATTCTGTATCAACAGCCACTGGCCGCAGTAATCCCCAAAGTATTGCAACGGTGGGATCCCCGGTTCCGGGGAAAAACCGCCTAG
- a CDS encoding SDR family oxidoreductase, with product MSPQNSPVQSFPPQHQDRQPGIEAVMNPRPVSMREDYRASGRLQGKVALISGGDSGIGRAVALAFAREGADVAVVYLNEHDDAAETKRGVEQVGKRCLVTAGDVGDEQFCRQVVEQTVKDFGRLDILVNNAAEQHVQPGLESISAEQLERTFKTNIFAYFYLTKASLAHLQNGGTIINTASVTAYQGNEQLIDYSASKGAVVAFTRSLALSLMKQGKDIRVNAVAPGPVWTPLIPSSFPADQVTIFGQDTPMKRAGQPSDISPCYVFLASADSGYMSGQVLHPNGGTIVGS from the coding sequence ATGAGTCCGCAAAATAGTCCAGTGCAGAGCTTTCCACCCCAGCACCAGGACCGGCAGCCGGGAATCGAAGCGGTGATGAACCCCCGCCCCGTATCGATGCGTGAGGACTACCGGGCCAGCGGGCGACTGCAAGGAAAAGTAGCCCTGATAAGCGGCGGCGACAGCGGCATCGGCCGGGCGGTTGCCCTGGCGTTCGCCCGGGAGGGAGCGGACGTCGCCGTAGTATATCTCAACGAACACGACGACGCCGCCGAAACAAAACGCGGTGTGGAGCAGGTCGGCAAACGTTGCCTGGTAACCGCCGGCGACGTGGGAGACGAGCAGTTTTGCCGCCAGGTCGTCGAACAGACGGTGAAAGATTTCGGTCGGTTGGACATACTCGTCAACAATGCAGCCGAGCAACATGTCCAGCCGGGTCTGGAAAGCATTTCCGCCGAGCAGCTTGAAAGAACCTTTAAGACTAATATATTCGCCTACTTTTATCTGACCAAAGCCTCCCTCGCCCATCTTCAAAACGGTGGAACGATAATCAACACCGCCTCCGTGACCGCTTACCAGGGTAACGAGCAGCTTATTGACTATTCGGCATCAAAAGGAGCGGTGGTCGCCTTTACGCGCTCTCTCGCTCTTTCTTTGATGAAACAGGGCAAGGACATCCGTGTCAACGCGGTGGCCCCCGGACCTGTTTGGACGCCGCTCATCCCCTCCTCTTTTCCAGCCGACCAGGTAACTATATTTGGCCAGGATACTCCGATGAAGCGGGCGGGGCAGCCGTCAGACATCTCTCCCTGCTATGTTTTCCTCGCCTCGGCTGATTCCGGTTATATGTCGGGGCAGGTACTACATCCCAACGGGGGCACGATAGTCGGTAGCTGA
- a CDS encoding ABC transporter substrate binding protein produces the protein MIKHRFLLATITAVIAGTIALAGCASPQDGGSQAQSLSHPVKQKKYKVFHVMSYHSPWEWTDTQFAGFKDALKGLDVEYRVYQMDAKNRSSAEWLQQSGREAEKLIAAWQPDLVYTSDDEAQKYVTSRFAGGPIPFVFSGVNKSPREYGLSGSRNVTGVLEVEHFVESAALFHRIVPNAVKVAVVFDDAPIWEAVGKRMKDRVGEVPGLEFVTWDTIHTFAAYQAKIKEYEQQVDGICLVGIFNFKDERGHNVHYRDVLKWTAENSRLPDFSFWLDRANFGTLCVVSVSGYEQGLAAGRIAREILVDGKIPASIPIAPTTRGQAAISLARAKSLGLKIDSKALLSTKVFSAYGWR, from the coding sequence GTGATAAAACACAGGTTTTTGCTCGCTACAATCACGGCTGTGATCGCCGGTACAATCGCTCTGGCCGGGTGCGCGTCCCCGCAGGACGGCGGGTCGCAGGCCCAGTCCTTGTCTCACCCGGTAAAGCAGAAAAAGTATAAGGTTTTCCATGTCATGAGCTATCATTCGCCGTGGGAGTGGACGGATACACAGTTCGCCGGCTTCAAAGACGCCCTCAAGGGGCTTGATGTGGAATACCGGGTTTACCAGATGGACGCGAAAAACAGGAGTTCCGCCGAATGGCTGCAGCAAAGCGGCCGGGAAGCGGAGAAGCTGATCGCCGCCTGGCAGCCGGATCTCGTATATACCAGCGATGATGAAGCCCAGAAGTACGTTACCAGCCGTTTTGCCGGCGGCCCGATCCCCTTTGTCTTCAGCGGGGTTAACAAATCGCCGCGAGAGTACGGATTATCGGGCAGTAGGAATGTTACCGGCGTTTTAGAGGTAGAACATTTCGTGGAAAGCGCCGCCCTGTTTCACAGGATCGTGCCTAACGCGGTAAAGGTGGCAGTGGTTTTCGACGATGCTCCCATTTGGGAAGCTGTTGGCAAGAGAATGAAGGACAGGGTCGGCGAAGTACCGGGGCTAGAGTTCGTAACCTGGGACACGATTCACACGTTCGCCGCGTATCAGGCGAAAATCAAAGAATACGAACAGCAGGTCGACGGCATTTGCCTTGTCGGCATATTCAACTTTAAGGATGAGCGCGGCCACAACGTCCATTATCGCGACGTGCTCAAGTGGACTGCAGAGAATAGTCGTCTGCCGGATTTCAGCTTCTGGCTCGACCGGGCTAATTTTGGCACTCTGTGCGTAGTATCGGTATCCGGCTACGAACAGGGATTAGCCGCAGGCAGGATCGCCCGGGAAATTCTTGTGGACGGCAAAATACCGGCCAGCATTCCCATTGCGCCTACAACAAGGGGGCAGGCGGCTATCAGCTTGGCACGGGCGAAGAGTCTCGGCCTGAAAATCGACAGCAAGGCGTTGCTGAGCACCAAGGTTTTCAGCGCGTACGGGTGGCGGTGA
- a CDS encoding response regulator transcription factor, protein MTGKILIVDDEENIRQLVKYNLEKEGFSCREASDGQACLDIVRRERPDLIVLDIMLPAKDGLEVCRILKSQRATAGIPIIMLTAKAEEVDTILGLEMGADDYITKPFSPRELTARVKAVLRRSQKEPLQADELSAGQVRLNLLRHEAFLGDERLELTPKEYELLKLLLANAGRAFSRDQLLETVWGYEYAGDSRTVDVHIRHLRLKLAGAPDVAQAIETVRGVGYRLAEL, encoded by the coding sequence ATGACAGGAAAAATACTCATCGTTGACGACGAAGAGAATATCCGCCAACTTGTGAAGTATAATCTCGAGAAGGAGGGCTTTTCCTGCCGTGAAGCCTCGGACGGACAAGCTTGCCTCGATATTGTCCGCCGGGAACGTCCGGACCTGATCGTGCTGGACATCATGCTGCCCGCGAAGGATGGCCTTGAGGTCTGCCGCATCCTCAAATCCCAGCGAGCCACGGCGGGGATACCGATAATCATGCTCACCGCCAAGGCAGAGGAAGTCGACACCATCTTGGGATTGGAGATGGGGGCCGACGATTACATAACCAAACCCTTTAGCCCGCGGGAGCTTACCGCGAGGGTAAAAGCCGTGCTCCGCAGGTCTCAGAAAGAGCCGCTGCAGGCAGATGAACTTTCAGCAGGCCAGGTCAGGCTGAATCTGCTCCGCCACGAGGCTTTTCTCGGCGACGAGCGGCTTGAACTTACACCGAAGGAGTACGAACTACTGAAACTTCTCCTCGCCAATGCCGGGAGGGCTTTTTCCCGCGACCAACTGCTGGAGACGGTATGGGGGTACGAATATGCCGGGGATTCCAGAACGGTCGATGTGCATATCCGTCACCTGCGGCTCAAACTGGCGGGTGCTCCCGATGTCGCGCAGGCCATCGAGACTGTGAGGGGAGTTGGGTATCGTCTTGCCGAGCTTTGA
- a CDS encoding CBO0543 family protein, which yields MVHLIISVIIFNLVAWLIPKRITRDEMLATSLFALQLEAEADIYLDLKYRLYGYFNPGPDWLALVPIYGIFPAITIVFLNYYPFTGKKSEKAIYIAAWSLFSALYEWSAVYAGWFFYSGWKTWYSALCYLLIFFLLIKFHDLVRWLKRGK from the coding sequence ATGGTACACCTGATTATCTCTGTAATTATTTTCAATTTAGTGGCATGGCTGATTCCCAAGAGAATAACACGCGATGAAATGCTGGCAACATCGCTTTTCGCCCTTCAGCTCGAAGCCGAAGCTGACATTTACCTCGATTTAAAGTACCGGCTGTACGGTTATTTTAACCCCGGCCCGGACTGGCTTGCCCTTGTCCCGATATACGGAATTTTCCCGGCAATCACGATCGTCTTCTTAAATTACTACCCCTTTACGGGGAAAAAGTCTGAAAAAGCGATCTATATCGCGGCTTGGTCGCTTTTCTCGGCGCTTTACGAATGGAGCGCGGTCTACGCTGGATGGTTTTTTTATAGCGGCTGGAAGACCTGGTATTCGGCACTTTGTTACCTGCTTATATTTTTTCTGCTGATAAAGTTTCATGACTTAGTCAGATGGCTCAAGCGAGGCAAATGA